From Aspergillus chevalieri M1 DNA, chromosome 4, nearly complete sequence, a single genomic window includes:
- a CDS encoding uncharacterized protein (COG:S;~EggNog:ENOG410PJBR) — protein sequence MNRLRRHKKEKAAKDELVQSEKAASSSTTTIISSITPTKREKEPASKKDDALQTTSPKVSEFDLANALPAPDDFRTSLIMPKLSARFSMLKEQDDPESLLGKASDDSVLFPKRASRLNLFGHNQLADIDEMSINSSRPSAFGQAESNDGYGTDDDRSQAGGSSMMSRARRAEVGNNLFGGRQKVFKIPAKSRGASPNPGPDGGRSGLGRAVYEHDVTLSAFQRLRLKEKEERAAAEDSALNSPTFSNEDALSSIGSTDRTTYSSTASGPPPTFGRASTAATSVDGELATPQSMEGSTGKQFPFPERSAPKPTRRYGQGLAQSVQNQQNLTLNRLESLSRQRPGTPEFPQMNRAFSRSAASLRDRLQRLPLVDAARPSSRPTSPPLSTASPRPQLAESESKDPVPSGYGVPSGYNAPPLSPPISEVEEQPVPLAAALQPEDHGKATASGLFNKPRAPFDEQQFTRRQLQMHQGRSSPPLRRPPSPPRNAPVAPAPTTLPQERVGRSRGISNASSYRSRAGSASSQYSEGPKGMNQTTFFSNSSPSDSGDEDEEDIHPAFRSRSPSKPSTPTGEPQERHPLPEVRFSDLGDLKPIAEHDIAENAGSQNNAQAPQEPDSPTLGPSGLGLSGLVRTHLRRESDKSIQLPSPGLPPKLTDNRDVPEIKQDAADTTPTPPPAPADEPSSQSTISAESMTPEQQSEEIQRRTPNDSLLDDESRDSSNSSHRRNASTETQREREEFENELAERRRKVQEKLQNFADIETRSNSRAPSRAASRSASRSGSPVRCGTPDSSAQVKPGNAFALLKSRAGKHHLFQKSGNSSTQSLVNLDQNDPWREEDEKVPFPSLSTQQLNSSTPHIPGDRPSVRSRVAAFTRGNQDASRESSHSRNASPHSFTGFRARRDRSRSDASCRSKSRLRNDDLGTVDERSVSSHETSHHPDSTYDPRANTSVPSSTRPSVESEEGSSSRSPGRYGSGSRSGTPSYFDLPPPPQHHPPLMPGPNPAMIGNAPRPSPIAPYSANATPPLDLTPSPSSPPAPTFAAAASHVVPQRAPGHTGLQRRPINKLQISEPTLLSCTSNVPTIGLPPGASLSNGMETPPVPPMNPRRRRQTTTQTILGALKGEKQDTQSSSPSEYASSGRGTPAPDERSMFEDERPLSRNRLRKTSSEGGSLNVKARQEVISGSAPPMPYPPPSIMD from the exons ATGAACCGCCTCCGCAGAcataaaaaggaaaaggccGCCAAGGACGAGCTGGTCCAGTCCGAGAAGGccgcctcttcctccaccaccaccatcatctcctccATCACTCCCaccaaaagagaaaaggaaccCGCCAGCAAGAAAGATGACGCCCTGCAAACGACTTCTCCCAAGGTCTCCGAGTTCGACCTCGCCAATGCCCTCCCGGCCCCCGATGATTTCCGCACCAGCTTGATCATGCCTAAACTATCTGCGCGCTTCAGTATGCTCAAGGAACAGGACGATCCCGAGTCTTTGCTGGGGAAAGCTAGCGATGATAGCGTTCTGTTCCCGAAGCGCGCATCCCGGTTGAACTTGTTTGGTCATAACCAACTGGCGGATATCGATGAGATGTCCATCAACAGCAGTCGTCCCTCTGCCTTCGGTCAGGCAGAGTCGAATGATGGCTACGGAACTGATGACGATCGTTCTCAGGCAGGGGGGAGCAGCATGATGAGCAGGGCTCGTCGTGCTGAAGTAGGAAACAACCTGTTTGGTGGTCGTCAAAAGGTCTTCAAGATTCCCGCGAAGTCTAGAGGCGCGTCTCCTAATCCTGGACCTGACGGCGGTCGCTCGGGCCTGGGCCGCGCTGTCTACGAACACGACGTGACCCTATCCGCCTTTCAGCGTCTCAGactgaaggaaaaggaagaacgTGCCGCTGCTGAAGATAGTGCCTTGAATTCGCCTACCTTCTCCAACGAAGATGCCTTGTCCAGTATCGGGTCTACCGACCGCACCACTTATTCGTCTACAGCTTCCGGTCCGCCCCCTACCTTTGGTCGTGCTTCCACCGCAGCAACTTCAGTCGACGGGGAGCTCGCTACGCCGCAATCCATGGAGGGCTCGACTGGCAAGCAATTCCCGTTCCCTGAACGCAGTGCGCCCAAACCCACTCGTCGTTACGGCCAGGGCCTGGCTCAGTCAGTCCAGAACCAGCAGAATCTCACCCTGAATCGGCTTGAGAGTCTTAGCCGTCAGCGTCCAGGGACGCCTGAATTCCCTCAAATGAACCGCGCATTCTCCCGGAGCGCAGCAAGCCTGCGCGATCGTTTGCAGAGACTCCCTCTCGTTGACGCTGCTCGTCCATCCTCCCGTCCGACGAGTCCTCCTTTGTCAACTGCATCGCCCAGACCTCAATTAGCTGAGAGCGAATCCAAGGACCCCGTTCCATCTGGCTACGGTGTTCCCTCTGGATACAATGCCCCACCCCTAAGCCCACCTATCAGCGAGGTTGAGGAACAACCTGTGCCCTTGGCAGCTGCTCTGCAACCTGAAGACCATGGGAAAGCCACTGCATCCGGTCTCTTCAACAAGCCTCGAGCGCCATTCGACGAGCAACAGTTCACACGACGCCAGCTGCAGATGCATCAGGGACGAAGCTCCCCACCATTACGGCGACCCCCATCACCTCCACGCAACGCCCCTGTCGCACCTGCTCCCACCACCCTCCCACAAGAACGCGTTGGACGCTCTCGTGGTATCTCCAATGCTAGCAGTTACCGCTCACGGGCAGGATCCGCCTCGTCTCAGTACAGTGAGGGGCCCAAAGGCATGAACCAGACTACGTTCTTCAGCAACTCCAGCCCCAGTGACTCTggtgacgaggacgaggaggacatTCATCCCGCATTCCGCTCCCGCTCCCCCTCGAAGCCATCAACCCCCACTGGAGAGCCCCAAGAACGCCATCCTCTGCCCGAAGTACGATTCTCGGACCTGGGAGACCTGAAACCAATTGCGGAACATGATATAGCGGAGAACGCTGGTTCTCAAAACAACGCCCAAGCACCGCAGGAGCCTGACTCGCCTACTTTGGGGCCATCCGGACTGGGACTTAGTGGGTTGGTCCGTACACACTTGCGACGGGAGAGCGACAAATCTATCCAGCTGCCATCGCCGGGACTTCCACCCAAGCTGACCGACAATAGAGATGTTCCCGAGATCAAGCAAGACGCTGCTGATACCACCCCGACCCCTCCTCCCGCGCCCGCCGATGAGCCGTCGTCCCAGAGCACAATTTCCGCAGAATCCATGACGCCCGAGCAACAGTCAGAAGAGATCCAGAGGAGGACACCGAACGACTCTTTGCTCGACGACGAATCAAGGGATAGTAGCAACAGCAGCCACCGGCGGAACGCCAGCACTGAAACGCAGCGCGAACGCGAGGAATTCGAGAACGAGCTGGCTGAGCGACGGAGAAAGGTGCAAGAGAAACTGCAGAACTTCGCAGACATTGAGACTCGATCGAACAGTCGAGCGCCTAGTCGAGCAGCCAGTCGATCGGCGAGTCGATCAGGCAGTCCGGTCCGCTGTGGAACTCCTGATTCGTCTGCCCAAGTCAAGCCTGGCAATGCCTTTGCGCTGCTGAAGAGCCGCGCCGGAAAACACCACCTGTTCCAGAAGTCGGGTAACTCTTCCACGCAATCTTTGGTTAATTTGGATCAGAATGATCCATGGCGCGAGGAGGACGAAAAGGTTCCTTTCCCCAGCCTGAGCACTCAGCAATTGAATTCGAGCACCCCACACATCCCTGGTGACCGACCATCAGTGCGGTCGCGAGTCGCTGCCTTCACCCGTGGTAACCAGGACGCTTCTCGCGAGTCGAGCCATAGCCGTAATGCATCGCCCCATTCGTTCACAGGATTCCGGGCTCGCCGCGATCGCTCCCGCTCAGATGCATCCTGTCGATCCAAGAGTCGATTGCGAAACGACGATCTTGGAACCGTGGACGAACGATCGGTCTCTTCGCATGAAACGTCCCACCACCCAGATTCCACATACGACCCGCGTGCCAACACCTCGGTTCCCTCATCCACTCGCCCCTCCGTCGAAAGCGAAGAAGGTTCCTCATCGCGCAGCCCCGGCCGCTACGGTAGCGGTAGTCGCTCAGGAACCCCAAGCTACTTCGACCTGCCACCGCCACCACAGCACCACCCACCTCTCATGCCTGGCCCTAACCCGGCCATGATTGGAAACGCGCCCCGACCTTCTCCAATTGCGCCGTACTCTGCCAACGCCACGCCGCCTCTCGACCTCacaccttctccttcatcccCACCCGCGCCAACTTTTGCCGCCGCCGCAAGCCACGTCGTGCCCCAGCGCGCACCCGGCCACACAGGCTTGCAAAGGCGCCCAATCAACAAGCTGCAGATCTCAGAACCCACCCTGCTCTCGTGCACATCCAACGTTCCCACAATTGGCCTCCCTCCAGGCGCAAGCCTAAGCAACGGCATGGAAACGCCCCCAGTACCACCCATGAACCCCCGCCGTCGACGACAAACGACTACGCAAACAATCTTGGGCGCATTGAAGGGCGAGAAACAGGACACCCAATCATCTTCCCCCAGCGAATACGCCTCCAGCGGGCGAGGAACACCCGCCCCCGACGAGCGCAGCATGTTCGAGGACGAGCGACCGCTTTCACGGAACCGGTTGCGTAAGACGTCTAGTGAGGGCGGTTCGTTGAATGTCAAGGCGAGACAGGAGGTTATAAGTGGTTCTGCGCCGCCGATGCCGTATCCGCCGCCGTC GATTATGGATTGA
- a CDS encoding uncharacterized protein (SECRETED:SignalP(1-23)): protein MVLLRSIYATMATVLLGAQSVAAAPVAAAAAAPDLGSDISSGFQEAGEKIKGVFERCVPDDPTSCGSGNVKREAGISDLGQDIKGGFEDAGDKIKDAFIKREPGIASDIKGGFEDAGEKIKDAFTKREPGIASDVKGGFKDAGEKIKDAFTKREPGIASDVKGGFEDAGEKIKDAFTKRCVVDDPTPCESEIS, encoded by the coding sequence ATGGTCCTCCTCCGCTCCATCTACGCCACCATGGCCACCGTCCTCCTGGGCGCGCAGTCCGTCGCTGCTGCCCCCGtcgctgccgctgccgccgctCCCGACCTCGGCTCGGACATCTCCAGCGGCTTCCAGGAAGCCGGAGAAAAGATTAAGGGTGTTTTCGAGCGCTGTGTTCCCGACGACCCGACCTCGTGCGGCTCTGGTAATGTCAAGCGTGAAGCCGGTATCTCGGATCTGGGACAGGATATCAAGGGTGGTTTCGAGGATGCTGGTGATAAGATCAAGGATGCTTTCATAAAGCGTGAACCCGGTATTGCGTCCGACATCAAGGGTGGTTTCGAGGATGCCGGCGAGAAGATCAAAGACGCCTTCACCAAGCGTGAACCTGGTATTGCGTCCGACGTCAAGGGTGGTTTCAAGGATGCCGGCGAGAAGATCAAAGACGCCTTCACCAAGCGTGAACCTGGTATTGCGTCCGACGTCAAGGGTGGTTTCGAGGATGCCGGCGAGAAGATCAAGGATGCCTTCACCAAGCGCTGTGTCGTTGACGACCCGACTCCCTGCGAGTCTGAAATCTCTTAA